The Kogia breviceps isolate mKogBre1 chromosome 4, mKogBre1 haplotype 1, whole genome shotgun sequence genome window below encodes:
- the EPHX3 gene encoding epoxide hydrolase 3, which yields MPELVVTALLAPSRLTLKLLRAFMWSLVFSAALVAAAVYGCIALTHVLFWPRRGCCGRPRRTPPACLSDPTLGEHCFLTLRSSGLRLHYVSAGRGNGPLMLFLHGFPENWFSWRYQLREFQSRFHVVAVDLRGYGSSDAPRDVDCYTINLLMADIQDVILGLGYSKCILVAHDWGAVLAWNFSIYYPSLVERMAVVSAAPMSVYQDYSLCHMGQFFRSNYMFLFQLPWLPEKLLSMSDFQILKTTLTHHKRGIPHLTPNELEAFLYGFSQPGGLTGPLNYYRNLFRTFPLEPQELATPTLLLWGEKDPYFEQGLVAAISSHFVPGRLEAHILPGVGHWIPQSNPEEMHQYMWAFLQDLLD from the exons ATGCCCGAGCTGGTGGTGACGGCGCTACTGGCGCCGTCGCGCCTCACTCTGAAGCTGCTTCGTGCCTTCATGTGGAGCCTCGTGTTCTCAGCGGCGCTGGTGGCTGCAGCTGTCTATGGCTGCATCGCCCTCACGCACGTGCTGTTCTGGCCCCGACGCGGCTGCTGCGGGCGCCCCCGGCGTACCCCACCCGCCTGCTTGAGCGATCCCACGCTGGGCGAGCACTGCTTCCTGACTCTCAGG AGTTCGGGCCTGCGTCTGCACTATGTCTCCGCTGGACGGGGCAATGGGCCCCTCATGCTGTTTCTGCACGGCTTCCCTGAGAACTG GTTCTCCTGGCGCTACCAGCTCCGGGAGTTCCAGAGCCGCTTCCATGTGGTGGCTGTGGACCTGCGGGGATACGGCTCCTCTGATGCACCAAGGGATGTGGACTGTTACACCATCAACCTGCTGATGGCAGACATCCAGGATGTCATTCTGGGCCTGG GTTACTCCAAGTGCATCCTTGTGGCCCATGACTGGGGTGCAGTCCTAGCCTGGAATTTCTCCATCTACTACCCATCCCTGGTGGAGCGGATGGCAGTGGTCAGCGCTGCCCCCATGTCAGTGTACCAAG ACTACTCTTTGTGCCACATGGGCCAGTTCTTCCGTTCCAACTACATGTTCCTGTTCCAGCTCCCCTGGCTGCCCGAGAAGTTGCTGTCCATGTCTGACTTCCAG ATCCTGAAGACCACCCTCACCCACCACAAGAGGGGCATCCCACACTTGACCCCCAACGAGCTTGAGGCCTTCCTTTATGGCTTCTCACAGCCCGGTGGCCTCACTGGGCCCCTCAACTACTACCGAAACCTCTTCAG GACCTTCCCCCTGGAGCCCCAGGAGCTGGCCACACCCACCCTGCTGCTGTGGGGGGAGAAGGACCCCTATTTTGAGCAGGGGCTGGTGGCGGCCATCAGCAGCCATTTTGTGCCAGGCCGGCTGGAAGCCCACATCCTGCCAGGCGTGGGGCACTGGATCCCCCAGAGCAACCCTGAGGAAATGCACCAGTACATGTGGGCCTTCTTGCAAGACCTGCTGGACTAG